AACTCAGTGTTTGTTACTCATCTATTCCTATTTGCTAGAAGTATGTTCTGTGAGTCCTTAGCCTTCTTAATAGTAGGTGAAGACATTGAGATTATTAAAATTGTGAGGTTGTTGATATTGGTAATTTGCTAGTTAGAACCAAATAGTGCGCTGTGGCCTATGGCCTTGTATTATGTCAATTAATAGGAAAGCTTCTTGCCATTGGAAGTTTTAAACTTCTAAGAGGATGCACATAATACACCCAAGAGAGAAAAGAGTAAAACCATGGGTTAGGATTTTCGATACAGCAGAGGTAGTATTATTTCAATAGTTTTTAGATTACTTTCTTCTTTAAAAGGTGGTATGTCACGACCAGATCTGTTTCACATAGGTGAAGCTCCTAAAAGGAATGTTTAATAACCAAATAAGCTGGTAACTCTTTAATATGAGTGCTTACTTATGAATCACTGAAGAGGGCTCCCCGCCAATCTGATGTGAGGCTTGAGCTATCACAAATTCCTTAACTTAGAGCATTGACTCCCTCATCAGCATCAAATTATATACCCGGAGCAAATTCCTCCTATCCAGTTTGGGATTTAGTACATCCTGCTTGCCATCATTGAAGCCTGCTGAGAGCCACACCTTAATTCAAGCCCTCTTGCCCTGTAAAACCCTTTCCACCTTCATCTGATGGTCTGGGGGTGTAGTCCCTCTTGGAACCACATGTCTACGAGAGGgttttgctctgataccatctATCTAAACCACTCAAAGAAAGAATACTCAAAGTAAACAAAGAAAGTGCTAATCATTTGTGGGATTGATCTTTCTTATGAATCACTGGAGAAATTCTCTCAAGTAGATATGCGATTTGCAGATAGAGTATGTCCTAAACCAGCTAGGGCAGGGAGTGATTGCTGGACAAGAGGACTTGAATAAGGTGCAGCTCCTTACCGGCTTATTAGATGGTGAAGCAGTGAGAATGGATTGAATCACATCTCGATTAGTATTATGACCACGGGTCATAAGCTGATATTGACGAGGATGTCGATGCTTCAAGTGGAGGAGTTCCTTGCACCCCAATTTATGCATGAGATTGGGAAGACCTTTTTGATTGATTCATAAGATAAACCCTTTTCCAAAGGTGCTCCACTTTGTATGATCATTGGAATACTCCTTTTAGTCACTCGGCTCACATGGATTAGCTCAGGTGGATTAGGTCGGCTTGTTACATAGTAACTAACTTTTGTGAGTTGTGTTAGCTCCTGGAGAGTGGTTTAACACATGTTTTGTGGTTTGGAGCTTGAGTCTCTTAGATTGTGGGCAGTAGTTTTGCAATATAGAGCATGTGGTCTTATAGCTTGTAGAAAGGAGCTTCTGTCGGTAAATGTTTTTGGTGTTGTAGACCACCTGTATTCTTGATTATACACCAGCAAGTGAATTCAGTTaattcttcatgcttcctcgtCCCATTTAAAGGGTTTTTCATGTATTCTTGGTGTGTTAGTCTTTGTCtgtattgatttttcttgttgcTAGTGTTTGGGTTGGTTGAATTTCATTTAAACTCATCTAGGTGTGGAAGGTGCATGCTCCATATAGATATCTTTTGCCTAAAGCTGAACACCAATTTTACAGGACAAGGGATTTGAAGAGACAAAACCGATTATTCAAGCTCTGAAAAGTAAAGGCATATCTAAGATAGGGGCAGCAGGCTTTTGCTGGGGTGGTATGTGAAGcactcttcttattttttttatttatctcatAGTGCTGTTCTTTATGCTGGCTTATTCTaaaaatgtcttctttcttcagctAAGGTTGTGGTTGAGTTAGCCAAGTGTGAGCTTATCCAAGCCGCTGTACTGTTACACCCTTCATTTGTCACTGTTGATGATATCAAAGGTATGTGTATGCCATTTTGCAGCCATTCACAAACTATGCAGCTTCTTAAAATACATAACAAGTGGAAGAATTACGAGAAATAAGTATGTACATCAAGTTGCATTCTTTCAAACATGAGTTTTGGAAACCGGAGGCAACAGATATTATCTGCCTCTTTGAGTAAAAcctctttttgatttttttttttttgatctagTGCAGTCATACTTCCTTTGTCTATTTAGCATTCACTTTTACCATCGTTTGAATCCATGAGTGCATGTGCACAGTGCTCCAAGCGGTGTAAACCATTTTATTCCAGTTGCCAGGAAATGATGTGTATAGATGATAGTGGGCTAATTGAAGTATGTTTAGTATGGCCCAAAAAAGGTCTAGTTAGCATGTTGTTGGTGCACTTTCATAACTACTGTATTCTCTGATTGTTCTTTCCACAGGTGTGAAGGTTCCTATTGCTGTCCTGGGAGCCGAGATTGATCAAATGTCTCCACCAGCACTCCTCAAACAGTTTGAAGAGGTGCTGGCGGCCAAGTCGGAGGTAAGAAGGCTCATTGCTTTGGCTCGATGTATGAGTATGCTTTCTGATAAATCTGCTATTGGTTCTGGATGCTAAACTATTTGAAAAGTTCATGGTCCTATACATGTTAAACAAACAGCAAATTGGTCTTGGAAAGATGAAGTTCCTTTTTGTAAGCTCATACTTGATGAGGAATAAGTAGCTTATCCCATCTCTCTATTATCCAACATGAAAGCTGAACGCGTTATACTTTGATTGCCATTTAAAGATGACAAGACAAGACTGGGCAAAGCTTTTTGATCAGATGGAAATATCCTCTATTCCTTAATTTAGTTGTTACTCAACCTGTCAGTTTCCAGCAATATCATGAATGAGTTATCTGGTCTGTTAAGAATGTTTTTGTCCTCATTCACTAGATAGTCCATTTCCGTCTCTAAATGATGTTTAGTATCATTAATCAGGGTGATTTTGTGGGGTCTCAATGGCTCTTCCGTACCAggattttcatattttcaaattGAATCTCACACTCTTCTGTGTCTTAGTCTCTGTGTAAGAAATTTGGAAATGATACTCCATTATTCTTGCTGTGCAGGTTGATGGATTCGTGAAGGTCTTTCCCAAAGTTTCTCATGGATGGACGGTGAGATataaggttgaagatgaagctGCTGTGAAGTGTGCGGAGGAGGCTCATTTAGACATGATACAATGGTTTGTGAAGTTTGTCAAGTAAGAAACCAAATCGGGCCTTTAATAAATTCGAAGTGGGATGTGATTATCTAGTCTGATATACGATTTGTGGGGTGCTATTTTTATCGTGTCTCAGTTTATCTGGACTCATATGGTGTGTAAGAGCAGTAAAGAATAAATGTTAAATCCAGAGTTCCTACCTCGTTTGCTTTCAGTGTGAGAGCTCCAGTATAAGCATCCGGCTGCTAGAGTCCCTGTTCCAATCGGCAGTTTCTCTCAATTGTTAGGCCCCCATAACAATAGTAAAAGATAAGAAAGATATCGTTAGGCCCCGCCCGGATAACTATCAATTACCGTTCCGAGTGAAGTTTCAGATGGTTGTGAATCCCATGATTTATGACTTTGCCTGTCTCATTTTTTTTAGCCGAGTTATACAGGGGGCCAAGATGTGAAACGTAGACGTGAAGCAAATCTGGCTTGGTGGGGCAGCTTCAAGTAAAAAGCTGTGGATCCTCCAATGGCCTTCTTGCTCAGGTCTTGTGGCATCTAATATTCATCAGAGAACTACTATGAGAATGCTCgattcgtcatcatcttcagcATCTTCTCTTCATGCTCAAAATCGTTTATTTCTTCCTGTTTTAAGGTATAATGACACTTGATCTAGACCCGTTTGAAGATTTAAACTATGTTCTGTTAAACCCGGAGATCGGGTGCTTGGAGTAGGTCGATTTTTGCATCCATTTCAGGTGCATTGATGAGACGATCGCTAAGGGTTTGCTTCTGGTTTTTGAAGAATCCTGATGCTAGTTTGTTTGGTTTACTTTGGAATTTGAATGGCAAGGAGGTGGGAGTAATTCCTTGAATTAGTATTATCATGCTTTTAGAGAAGCTAACTGGGAATTGGATCAGAAGGAATGAGATTTTTACGCCACGGCCCGATTACCGGGCCGCCCTGCCCCATTGGTTGCTGCCGCCACCTCCTCCTTTAGTGGCTCTCCCTCCACCACCACTACGGCGATCACCACCACCATGTTGCCACCATCTCCACCGTAGCTAAAGCCAACATATGTTCACCCTAATCGAGCAGATGCCAAGAAACGAATCGAAAAATGAACGTGGAATCACCAAAGGGCGCCTTTCAAAATGAATGTAGTGCAGGAAAAGAGATGGAATCACCAATGGGTGCCTTTCAAACTGTTTCAAACTGTAAAAGTGAAATGAGAGTTAGAATAAGAGTAGGGTAGAACCGgactaaaaataataataataaaattgcaaaagtgGTAGACCTTTTGTCGGCCCACAAAAGCGGAAAACAAACGATGGATCATGGGCCCTCGAATTGTTAATGGGCTTTTTTTGTTGGGATAGGGGCGTCACAAGTATTATAACTTTCGtaaaactttcatttttcttagtCAAGGCAAAGCATTCACTTGAATTTCATTATATATGTCatgattttcaataaatatcataactttcaatctATCAATTAAGTGTCATAATCTTTAAAAAACGTTCACCTAGGTATTAGAAATCCGTCATAATATGTCACTTATGGTTAATATCTTTTGAATTGGCTTAACGTTTAGGtaatagaaaagaaagtaacaaCACTTAATTAAGGAATCTATAAAAATCATGCTACTCAAGTAATTGAAAgcgactgaccaaaaaaaaaaagtaattgaaaACGAATAGTTATGATATGATATTTGTAACgtaatttttccgtttttgcCCGCTTTCAAACAGGGCACGACTTGACCGCATATACATTACACGTCGCGTACATGATTGGATTTCATTGTCCCGCTGAACATTCACGGGAGACCATTGACCGTAGAAAAGAAAGCTCCCATCTCTTTTTTAACGTGTAGAATTTGGTACATTCTTGGCATCATTCCAGGCCGGAAGAACGGCAATTTCGACAGCAAATCTGAAGAACGATGGCGACCTTGCATTTAAGCGCTTTGAAAATAAGCACCGATTCATCTTTCGAATGAGGCCAAATCATCTTTTTGTCCGCAAATCCGACGATAGCGGAGGGAGTATTTGCGCCTGGTCTTCCGCCTCGTTTTCTctgtttccttcttttgctcCCAGCTGGGCTGGGTTGACAAAATTTATCTCTTCTTGTCCGCAAGCAAAAAAGATGGCTGGCAATCGAGTTCCAAGAAACTGTTCATCATGTGCACAAATTGACCATTCAGACAGATTTTTCTTTAGACTGCATCTCCTCAGATGAGTTAGCTTTTATCATTCGGTGTCAGATGAGATCGTAATTCGGCCTTCATACATGATCTCTACTCTTTCATGAAGAATCAATTACGAAGTTATGTGTTGCGTAGATCTCGATAAATACACTTTCAAGTGATTGGTAGGAAACGAGTCGATTGTGATTTGAGTTTAATCATCAGTGATTGGGTTAGGCTAGGAAGGCCAATTGGGACCATAGTCTACCTTTGTGCACCCGAGGTTCCATTCTGTCGACACTAATGGATCGACGGATGGCTACAATGGATGTACAagtgaattttcggaaaattatttatgatttttttaaaagcataAATGATCTTTTGAAATTAAGCAAAAATCTTTGATGAAATACCTTTTGATAAGTAATTCTTCAATACGACTTAAACAAATATATgaagggttaataccatgacaaactataaattgaaatacttgagacaaatttatctcaaatgatTTTTTACCACGAAAAATTACtgatatatttgaaataaatttaccttaaactattttttgaacACCTGAAACTCTAAACTAGTTCAAATTTAACCTATGTTAGTTCTTGTTAAGTAGaaataatatcatgaaaaatcacaaattaatacaTACGTAACAAATAAATTATGCGTCATCCAACCTAATAATTTAACAgtgaaaattaatgaaaatcaatcaaaagtaaatttatcataagtatgtcaatttaaaatgttttatgatattattattttctttgctttccaaTCACGCTGTGAATTCCCTAATATgataataagtaaataaataaaaaaaatggtacctTGATAAGTACTTAGTGTCCATTCAAGTCAAAATCAAACCTTAGCAAAAGGCTGTTAAATGTGGGGTTTTAGAATATATCTTTTTCGAGCATGTGGACtccattttcctctctctctctctctctctatgtgccCTTTCAAGCAGGTCACGatctttgctcaaaaaaaaaaaaaaaaaaaaaagcaggtcACGATCTCCCATTATTAATTTTCATCGTGATCGCTAACTGGACCATTATGGCGATCGGGCCCCCTACCCCTCGTTCTTTATTTAATCGATGGGGGAAGTGGGGAAAATCTCTGGTCGTGGCTTTAAAGGAGAGGGCCAAATTTGTCCTGGTGGTCGTGAACCTGTCCAGGTATCATCGTCCCTGCTTATGGTGGTACGGCTCGCACGTAAGGATTTCATAggtggagagaaaaagaatgaagtATAAAAAGTCAAGTTATGTCGTGTTGGATATTGATTTCAGAGTTTATCCACTTGAAGGTGGGATAATCATCCAAAAAATGCTAACTCTAAACCAAgtcagtcataattttttttattttatcgatTCAATCATGAATATTTTGATAACTTCCTAATATCAGTCCCAAACATTTTGATAACTTCTCTATTTGGTCCTAAACCATTTGATGACTTATCAATTTTTATCGGAAATAATTTATGTGGATGTTGGCAAGCATCTAAACATCTTAGATGGCCTGGTCGAcgctctttttcttcttctttttttcctttactttccCTTTGGCCTGTGGCTGGTATAGGCGATGGCAAACGACCTTGACCGGCCACAAACAAGGGCCGACAAGGCCGACCTTGATCTGGAGAGGGCTCGACCCTTGTGGCTTGTGCTCGACCCTGGCACCCTGGCACCCGATACCATGTAGGCCACACCCAAGATGCTAGTCGTTGCACTCGAGTATATTGGGTCGTGCCCGTGCTTAAGACACCAAGCCTAGTAATATCAAGGCCGGACCTCGAACCCCAACGCCTATGCTTAGGTCCAACTTATGAGCATAGGTCCATCGAGGCCAAGCCTAGGACTATTGTGCCCATGCTTGTGCCCAGGTCCCCTAGGCTTGCACCCTCGTCCATCGATGTCATGCCTAGGCCCAAGCGTTAGGAACAAAGGCTTGGTCTCAATAGACTCAAGCATGGGCACCAGGGTTTAGGCGTGACCTCAGTGGATGTTGGTTCGGGCACTGGAGACTGGGTTCCAAGTGTCAGGTTTGGGGCCCAACCTCAATGTACCCTAGTGTGAGAATTAGTATCGAAGTCCCAAGCCGAGCCTTAATTGCCCCGATCTCAACCCCAACCTCGAGCGCTAGGGTCCAACCTTAGCTCCCACTGAGGCTTAAGCATTGGAAAACCTACGCTCAACATTTATAGATTGGGGGAGGCGAGGGGGGAGCTAGGCACAAGCACCAAGTTCTTAGGCTTAATTTTGGTAGATTCGAGACTAGTGTTTGTGCTTTGTGCCTTGGAGTCAGGACCCTAGTACTCGCATTACGCATTTTGGTTGCTCATGCGCAAACAACTAACGTTTGAATAATATAATGTctctttagaaaaatcaaacaaaattttctttataaaatgatgaaaaatatttcttaatttattatcgGGTCTTAGCAATAtatcaaaaatattatcatttttttaaagaattatttatTGTGAAACAAACTAATCCTAAACTTCTACTGTTATTTCGTGGACGTGGACGCGGACGCGCTCCTCAATCTCGCCGCGTAGATCGGAAGCTCCATGACGCGTTTAGCATCGCGTGGCTGACATGCCCTGTCTCCAATACGACGTCGCCCACCCCCGATAGTCCGTGGGCCCCACAAGACGATATGGCGCGTGGATGAGGCCCGTCCTCtaaattttttctcatttcttttaattttcttttcatatattcTGGCTTTTTTTCTATCTCCCACTTTCCTCACGACATCGCCCTTCTGTTCTCGAAATTATTACGAAACTGCCACGACACTTTTATGCGCTATTTTCTTCCAAAAGTTGGATTGAACAAGGAGCTCCGAGCCCTTAACGAGATGAAGTACAGCGATCCTCTGTAGAAATAGGCAAAGTAGTAATTTAAGCGGTCAAGATAATCGTTCACCCACTCCATGAatatttcacattttattttattttctccatttccGAAACCTTTAAAAGTTCATTTCTACTGCAAATTAGGAAACCCTTTTTGAAAGTTCGATGCAAtcactagaaaatatttcatGCATACCACAAACTTGCTATTGAAATATTATCTGGCAAGACTTGACAATTAGTCATACATATTTTTTGTATGCATACAATCTCTCTTCACTTAtcacttgaaatttttaggTTAAACTTTCTAACATGATATCAAAAAACAACGGTATCCCTTTTGCGTATGTATGTCCACCTCTAGCTTGTCCACCTCCCATCAATTGAATTTCAAGTGCCGCTCTTAATCCGGCTTGCACGTGAATGGGGGTATTAAAATGTTATCCCGCATCGTGTGACAACGCAACATGCACGTGAGTGGGATCCGCTTTCCATAAGCTGAAATCCACATGTCGCTTCTAATTCGGCTTGCACATGAGTAAGATGTTGAAATATTGTCTCACATTGCTTAACAACAGATCCTCCATtcttttttagggttaataccctgaaaaactccaaactggtacacttgtgacaaatttaccccaaactattttttttactatgaaaaaccccaaactaatatacctGTGACAAGTTTACCTCGAATGactataaaaaatcctaaacttgtatatttatgacaaatttaccccaaactaatttatttgactgcaaaaaaacccccaagatgataaatttgtgacaaatataccctctgctaaatttgattaataccacaaaaaaatcacaaaaattgtaaattgtgataaatggagcgtaaaatcctaaatttgtatactgatcaactgtcacgtgtcttttaacttaataatttgagaataaaatttaacgaaaactaacagagagtaaatttgtcacaaatgtaccagtttgaggtgaatttgtcaaaggtataccagtttggggttttttgtggtcaaaaaaatagtttgggataaatttgttacaagtgtaccagtttggggtttttcagggtattaaccttttatatatatatatatatatatatatatgtggacTATTTTCACATATcaacttaaactttttattGGACTTTTTAATAGCAACTTTTCGATCATGGATAATCTCAGTGATTTAGATAAGCTTTTCTCGCAACGTTGATGATTATGTGGGGTGACCCTTTCTCagcttttggtttctttttcagGGATAATCATTCGCCATGTGAGCTTAACCCTAGTGAGTGATTGGCTGGACAAAGTCTGTGATTTAGGGGTTAATCCTCCTTAATAATTGGCCATCATTGCTTGAATACCTCATGAACATGCATGAATTAGAATAATACCCCCAATTAGAATACCTCATTTCTGATTTCATGGAACCTCTCTTCATTTTACATCATCTCTTCCTTTcacccaaaataataataataataataataataataaattgaaaaataaaaatgtgtctGCAATATGTTGAGACTCACcgaccaatatatatatattgagacTCGTTTTAGGTTTCACTTATGGAATCTTTTATCTCTTTGGAACTTAGAGCAGAGAATCTTTCTTCCACATAACCCATGTGAAGCACATGGATGTGGATCAAGTAAACACAATAGAAAAGGGGGAATTACAACAACTCTCTCCAACTTTTGTACACGTaccaaatattatttgcatttttgaaaatatatatattttacaacTTCAGATGAAAACTCATGACGTAAAAGACCAAAATACCCCCGAATCATCTAAACATACGATCAATGCCGTTGCGATCTTCCATAGGGGGAGCCCCTGCGTTTGTTTCTTCCCCTCCACCTCTTCTGTCATTGATTCTTCATGGGTTGGCCAAGGCTGACGCCCTCTTCGAGGTCCGGTTGGCTTCAAACTCCATGTGATCTAGGTTCAAACTCAACCGAAGTTGTCGTTGTagaatcttggagaagatgaaaatgagaatggttgaaaaagatgagaaaacaAGATGAATTATAAGGGACTTTCAAGTATTATCCTTAAAGATAATTCTTCCTCGTAGTACGAAATTATGTGCAATATGCTCTAATGGCTATTTACCCAAAATTCAAACGACATTCTTCTTTACTCCATACTAAATAAtagaaagaacaagaacaacaaaattGTATGTATAACCtagcaaagaaaggaaataacaaAGGATTTAGAATAAAGTCTTTTCAATTATGTTCGAAGTAATAATTTGTAgcttaaagaaagaaagagccaTTTCCATCATCAAActgttaaaaaattgattgcgatcaagaagaaaatataaacaCATAAGATTATTAAAATCAAAAGGACGTGTTGGAGCTTATTCATTGGAATTGGAATCCTCTAAATGAGATGAGCGCATTCCTATAATCCTCGATAGGAGAATCAAAGTGGCTGCCTCAATCGTTCGGCAAACTTTCAGAATATGTTACTCACATGTCATTGTTCAACCCCATCTCCATCTCACATAGAATAATGTTTAGGCTTAACGCATTGCTTCCCTAGTTACGATGTCACCAAATCATGTCAAAGCTCGCGTCGCGATGCTCGTTAGGAAAATTTATCCTTAAGAATGTTGTATAATctcagagaagaaaaaggagaatcGTTAGAAATTTGTTGGAAAAGATGAGAAAATTAGATTAACTATCTGAGGTGTGCAAACACTATCTTTAAGGATGATTTTGTCCCTCGTAGTATGAAACTCAATACAATAGGTTCTAGTAGTCATCCTCCCAAGTTTTGTACCCCGCACACAAAAATAGAAGGAACGGGAATAACTAAATTGTATATATAAttgagcaaagaaaagaaagagaaaatggaatGTGAGTAAAGATTTTCTTGTGTGTCTTTTTAATAACATTTAGAGTAACGATTTGTaagtaaagtaaagaaaagGTTATCATCCATTATCAATTCTTGCACTAAATCAAAAATCATTACAAATGGATTGTTGTCAAGACCCTTACAAAATTGTTATAAACACGTCATAGAACCATTACAAAAACCATCACATAATAATAACCTTCTTGACCATCATATTCATATTAAAgccactataaaaaaaaaaaaaaagactttcgaattatcaaaattattgaaatatccaacaattgTGACATGGGATGATGGGCATGGACGGAGAGATGAGCTAGCCGGAGGTGGATGTTGGCAATCGACAGTGGATGTTAGCGATGAGGTGGTGGCTTGGCTCGGAGCGGCGGGTGGCGGTGGAGCAGCCGGGCCGTCGTGGGGTGCACCGGTCCCCATAT
The nucleotide sequence above comes from Eucalyptus grandis isolate ANBG69807.140 chromosome 2, ASM1654582v1, whole genome shotgun sequence. Encoded proteins:
- the LOC104424968 gene encoding endo-1,3;1,4-beta-D-glucanase — protein: MSGPQCCANPPTLSPGSGSGHVEQVGGLNAYVVGSQDSKLAILLISDVYGYEAPNLRKLADKVAAAGYYVVVPDYFKGDPYAPENAERPIGVWIKDHGADKGFEETKPIIQALKSKGISKIGAAGFCWGAKVVVELAKCELIQAAVLLHPSFVTVDDIKGVKVPIAVLGAEIDQMSPPALLKQFEEVLAAKSEVDGFVKVFPKVSHGWTVRYKVEDEAAVKCAEEAHLDMIQWFVKFVK